Proteins from a single region of Chloroherpeton thalassium ATCC 35110:
- a CDS encoding glycosyltransferase, which translates to MTQPKISLIVPTYNRKALLAELLETVYRQALPESDYEVVVVSDGSSDGTDELMAGMTAAHPNLRYVRQQNQGPAAARNNGAKLARADIIAFTDDDCHVSPTWLKEILEIFGKKNIVGIQGRTTTVREERTPLTHQIENETGHPALPTCNAAFRKSAFESIGGFDCSFPFAHNEDADLAWRMKKLGEISFEPSVHVIHPPRQDTFKKLAGRMKILQSEFLLYHKDPAAYQKYRTSSPWKTIYWEVFFVHQLRNLKSTLKYLFRPKYFFIGLALNFAWWFSLVKLFPKFLAANRLYEQKYRGGAR; encoded by the coding sequence ATGACACAGCCGAAAATTTCGTTGATTGTGCCGACTTACAATCGCAAGGCGCTCTTGGCCGAGCTGCTCGAAACCGTTTATCGGCAGGCCTTGCCCGAAAGCGACTACGAGGTCGTCGTCGTCAGCGACGGCTCAAGCGACGGCACGGACGAGCTGATGGCCGGCATGACGGCGGCGCATCCGAATTTGCGCTATGTTCGCCAGCAAAATCAAGGCCCGGCGGCGGCGCGAAACAACGGCGCAAAGCTCGCCCGCGCCGACATCATCGCCTTCACCGACGACGATTGCCATGTCAGCCCGACTTGGCTCAAAGAAATTCTGGAGATTTTCGGCAAAAAAAATATCGTGGGCATTCAAGGCCGAACGACCACCGTCCGCGAAGAACGCACGCCGCTCACGCATCAAATTGAAAATGAAACCGGCCATCCGGCCTTGCCGACCTGCAACGCGGCGTTTCGCAAATCCGCGTTCGAATCCATCGGCGGCTTTGATTGCTCGTTTCCGTTTGCGCACAACGAGGACGCCGATTTGGCTTGGCGCATGAAAAAGCTCGGCGAAATTTCCTTCGAGCCGTCCGTCCATGTCATCCATCCGCCGCGCCAAGACACGTTCAAAAAGCTGGCAGGCCGGATGAAAATTTTGCAAAGCGAATTTTTGCTTTATCACAAAGACCCGGCGGCCTATCAAAAATACCGCACAAGCTCGCCTTGGAAGACCATCTATTGGGAAGTTTTTTTTGTGCATCAACTCCGAAATTTGAAATCGACGCTCAAATATCTGTTTCGCCCGAAATATTTTTTCATCGGGCTTGCGCTGAATTTTGCGTGGTGGTTCAGCTTGGTAAAACTGTTCCCGAAATTTTTGGCCGCAAATCGGCTTTATGAACAAAAATATCGCGGAGGCGCAAGATGA
- a CDS encoding response regulator transcription factor: MKKTILVVDDEVAMLKILSFILTKSYDVVTKKDGDEALFWLQQGNIPDLVIVDINMPNVDGYSFIKNVRVSGFFKDIPIVVLSANDKSEDRIKCLNIGADDFIVKPFNPEELKARISSIFRRVGS; encoded by the coding sequence ATGAAAAAAACAATTCTTGTCGTTGATGATGAAGTTGCGATGCTTAAGATTTTATCTTTCATTTTGACAAAATCTTATGATGTTGTCACAAAAAAAGATGGAGATGAAGCTCTATTTTGGTTGCAGCAAGGCAATATTCCAGATCTGGTTATTGTCGACATCAATATGCCAAATGTTGATGGATATTCATTTATCAAAAATGTGCGTGTCAGCGGCTTTTTCAAAGACATCCCTATTGTTGTTCTATCAGCTAATGATAAAAGTGAAGACCGCATTAAGTGTTTAAATATTGGTGCGGATGATTTTATCGTGAAGCCTTTTAATCCAGAAGAATTGAAAGCGCGTATTTCCTCTATTTTTAGGCGTGTGGGTAGCTGA
- a CDS encoding glycosyltransferase family 4 protein, which yields MKLTLTSCLTQNCGIGRYTHELASYFHQSGLEVTLYRKDGGAEPYIKGYPYRSFKNLRYYVAPYYLSKALESVESDIWHADYVDAGWALALAKKSRQPVIVTAHDAIPFIYAKPLDRWVYQYELKKTTEIADAIIVVSQKSKDDLIRHAQIPEEKIHVVHNGINHDFFYPEPNRKENSVFTIRYIGGLAKHKNVESLIYTALLLERKNITCKIQIGGGFHQQTTLPKLVRELKVQNVEFKGFISNDKLRAFLASADVFLYPSLYEGFGFPPLEAMACGTATVSSNRGSLPEVLQNGAICCEPTPENFANAIESLYRHPSKLHALRERGLKTAAEYTWEKTAKQTLGIYGRL from the coding sequence ATGAAACTAACGCTCACGTCTTGTTTGACGCAAAATTGCGGCATCGGTCGCTACACGCACGAATTGGCGAGTTATTTTCATCAATCGGGATTAGAGGTCACGCTCTATCGCAAGGACGGCGGCGCGGAGCCTTACATCAAGGGCTACCCGTATCGGTCGTTTAAAAATCTTCGGTACTATGTTGCGCCATATTATTTAAGCAAGGCGTTGGAGTCGGTGGAAAGCGACATTTGGCACGCCGATTATGTGGATGCGGGTTGGGCGCTCGCTTTAGCAAAAAAATCTCGCCAGCCTGTGATTGTTACGGCGCACGATGCGATTCCATTTATTTATGCTAAACCTTTAGATCGCTGGGTTTATCAATATGAGCTGAAAAAAACGACGGAAATTGCTGATGCAATTATCGTGGTTTCGCAAAAATCCAAAGATGATTTGATCCGGCACGCGCAAATTCCTGAAGAGAAAATTCATGTGGTGCATAACGGCATTAATCACGATTTTTTTTATCCTGAGCCAAATCGAAAGGAAAATAGTGTTTTCACGATTCGCTACATCGGCGGGCTTGCGAAGCATAAAAATGTGGAATCGTTAATTTATACCGCGTTGCTTTTGGAACGAAAAAATATTACATGCAAAATTCAAATTGGCGGCGGATTTCATCAGCAAACAACGCTGCCGAAGCTCGTGCGCGAGCTGAAGGTGCAAAATGTTGAGTTCAAAGGATTTATTTCCAACGATAAACTCAGAGCGTTTCTCGCCTCTGCGGATGTTTTTTTATATCCAAGTCTTTACGAGGGATTCGGTTTTCCGCCGCTCGAAGCGATGGCCTGCGGCACGGCAACCGTTTCATCTAATCGGGGATCGCTACCGGAAGTCCTGCAAAATGGGGCTATTTGCTGCGAGCCAACACCCGAAAATTTCGCAAACGCCATCGAATCGCTCTACCGCCATCCGTCAAAACTTCATGCGTTGCGCGAGCGCGGCCTAAAAACGGCAGCCGAATACACGTGGGAAAAAACGGCCAAACAAACTTTGGGGATTTATGGGCGGTTGTAG
- a CDS encoding O-antigen ligase family protein, with amino-acid sequence MKNENLESSAIGKSPKSKLNEYLASELVLRRFDSPLGWAILTAVTLGISVGIAKFGLILAVLIIAGAVGAPILFSTMVSIRLGVYLAITISCMLGTILMALPNVKIGLLQDALVLFMMIGYLYKCYTQKQWEGFKTQLNVPIIIWIVYNILEIANPIAASRTAWFFVMRPAVGYILVFFLTYRMLETKQDVKNILHLIVILCFVSATWGLVQFFNGYFPFEMSFVVANDAVHLVYINGRWRSFGTMASPAQYGVVMAGMLILIPLLTRGKHSWLKKWFYRVATLFVLLAMVYSGTRSAIAILPVSILALVVLAKNWRLYLAGAVMGVIFMGIINMPTNNYHIQRLQSTFSGKKDESYMVRKRNREMIFPWILAHPIGGGLGSTGVWGQKFSPGTFLANFPPDSGFVRVAVELGWIGFIFYIFLWLNILIKGTLQYWKLQDEELKVIVLAILCMLAGVFVVEYAQDIIGKTPFNLLFWVFCAILFKAIKLDEHVEEIAKGEIA; translated from the coding sequence ATGAAAAACGAAAATCTTGAATCCAGCGCCATCGGAAAGTCCCCAAAATCCAAATTGAATGAATATTTAGCTTCAGAGCTCGTGCTGCGGCGGTTTGATTCGCCGTTAGGTTGGGCAATTTTAACCGCGGTTACTTTAGGCATTTCCGTTGGCATCGCTAAATTCGGGCTGATTTTGGCTGTGTTGATCATCGCGGGTGCGGTCGGCGCGCCGATTTTGTTTTCAACGATGGTCAGCATTCGCCTTGGTGTTTATCTCGCGATTACCATTTCGTGTATGCTCGGCACGATTTTAATGGCTTTGCCAAATGTGAAAATTGGATTGCTCCAAGATGCATTAGTTTTGTTTATGATGATAGGGTATTTGTATAAATGCTACACCCAAAAACAATGGGAAGGGTTCAAAACTCAGCTCAATGTCCCTATTATCATCTGGATTGTCTATAACATTTTGGAAATAGCGAATCCGATAGCGGCTTCTCGTACCGCATGGTTTTTTGTGATGCGCCCGGCGGTTGGGTATATCCTGGTATTTTTTCTAACGTATCGAATGTTGGAGACCAAACAAGATGTCAAAAATATATTGCATCTCATCGTCATTTTGTGTTTCGTTTCTGCAACTTGGGGGCTGGTGCAATTTTTCAATGGATATTTTCCATTTGAAATGAGTTTTGTGGTTGCTAACGACGCAGTGCACCTTGTCTACATCAACGGGCGCTGGCGCTCATTCGGCACAATGGCCTCGCCCGCGCAATACGGCGTGGTGATGGCGGGAATGCTCATTCTCATTCCTTTGCTTACGCGAGGCAAACACAGTTGGCTAAAGAAATGGTTTTATCGCGTGGCCACGCTTTTTGTCTTGCTTGCAATGGTCTACTCCGGCACGCGCTCCGCCATTGCGATTCTTCCGGTTTCCATTTTGGCGCTTGTGGTGCTGGCTAAAAATTGGCGGCTGTATCTGGCCGGTGCGGTGATGGGCGTTATTTTTATGGGAATTATCAACATGCCAACAAATAACTATCATATACAGCGGTTGCAATCCACATTTAGCGGAAAAAAAGATGAATCTTATATGGTGCGAAAACGAAATCGCGAAATGATTTTCCCATGGATTTTGGCGCATCCAATTGGTGGCGGGCTTGGCTCAACTGGCGTTTGGGGACAGAAATTTTCCCCGGGCACGTTTTTAGCAAATTTTCCGCCTGATTCGGGATTTGTTCGGGTTGCGGTGGAACTCGGCTGGATAGGGTTCATTTTCTACATTTTTCTTTGGTTAAACATTCTGATTAAAGGCACGCTCCAATATTGGAAGCTTCAAGATGAGGAACTCAAAGTCATTGTGCTAGCGATTTTGTGTATGCTTGCTGGGGTTTTCGTGGTAGAGTACGCCCAAGATATTATTGGCAAAACGCCATTTAACTTGCTTTTTTGGGTCTTTTGCGCCATTCTTTTTAAAGCAATTAAATTAGACGAGCACGTGGAGGAAATCGCGAAAGGAGAAATTGCATGA
- a CDS encoding glycosyltransferase family 4 protein encodes MNIVMVSCQHFTSGIGNYAYELAKHVRAENPELSLFKVYKPGHADSSFHEQAWIHPIPYKSFRDLHPYILPLFIRKALGNTKADIYHAHWFLSGLALGYALGRPAVVTMHDVSLLHIKEASATYEAYYKWALERFQKKRFTLVMVSETAKQDAVKYAGYPENLIEVVPNGINQQRFYPLPTEAEDAKKAHFRIIYSGGLGKRKNLELLFNAYKLISQKHSDVELVIAGAYPERTAYPQIARDMALKNVRFTGYLPDEEMNAFYNSGDLLIYTSLYEGFGFAPLEAMAAGVPVITTSGGSLKEISGGGGICTDYDEHQISEAANELIASEAKRRTLIEKGRNWVQQYTWEKAAEKTLSIFKNKLS; translated from the coding sequence ATGAATATCGTCATGGTTTCCTGCCAACATTTCACTTCCGGAATTGGCAATTACGCGTACGAACTTGCCAAACATGTTCGAGCCGAAAATCCCGAGCTGTCGCTTTTCAAAGTCTATAAGCCCGGCCATGCCGATAGCTCGTTTCATGAACAGGCATGGATTCACCCGATTCCTTACAAATCGTTTCGCGATTTACACCCCTACATTTTGCCGCTTTTTATTCGCAAAGCGTTAGGAAATACAAAAGCTGATATTTACCACGCGCATTGGTTTTTGTCCGGGTTGGCGCTCGGCTACGCGCTTGGGCGTCCCGCTGTCGTCACGATGCACGATGTTTCGCTTTTGCACATCAAAGAAGCTTCTGCCACATACGAGGCTTATTACAAATGGGCGCTCGAGCGATTTCAAAAAAAGCGTTTCACGCTCGTCATGGTTTCCGAAACGGCGAAGCAAGACGCCGTAAAATACGCTGGCTATCCAGAAAACTTGATTGAAGTTGTGCCAAATGGGATTAACCAACAGCGATTTTATCCTTTGCCTACAGAAGCAGAGGACGCCAAAAAGGCGCATTTTCGGATTATTTATTCCGGCGGACTTGGCAAGCGAAAAAATCTTGAGCTTCTTTTCAATGCCTATAAGCTCATTTCACAAAAGCATTCAGATGTTGAACTTGTGATTGCTGGCGCGTATCCCGAGCGAACAGCCTATCCGCAAATAGCTCGCGACATGGCGCTAAAAAATGTGCGCTTCACCGGCTATTTGCCCGACGAGGAAATGAATGCGTTTTACAACAGCGGCGACTTGCTCATTTACACATCGCTTTATGAAGGCTTCGGATTTGCGCCGCTCGAAGCAATGGCCGCTGGCGTTCCGGTTATCACAACTTCGGGCGGGTCGCTCAAAGAAATTTCCGGCGGCGGCGGAATTTGCACGGACTATGACGAACATCAAATTTCGGAAGCGGCAAACGAGCTCATCGCAAGTGAAGCAAAACGCCGCACGCTGATCGAAAAAGGCCGAAATTGGGTTCAGCAATACACTTGGGAAAAAGCTGCGGAAAAAACGCTGTCCATTTTCAAAAACAAACTTTCCTAA
- a CDS encoding sugar transferase: MGTDKKIRHILCIDPDKDACNSLQAGFENNHQGRFLVTAFCSCHEVFKWLQAGNIPDAIISEYTLTDMNKLQFLHLLKSSGSLKKSLFLFTSTVELSKPERIALLKEGVDDFFVKPIEIDALAYRLSYLFQIKNFKQSEEKQVFKSYKIPILKRAFDIFSSAMALILLSPVLFIVGLIIKLESKGPVLYKSKRVGMGYQIFDLYKFRSMAAGADKNIEKLKHLNMYQNQEAVLQKVGVHDGFHQAVEDEAILAPIANAKDVFIADNVIYTQSEYANLQKSKQSGIFMKFKDDPRVTKFGRFIRNTSIDELPQLINVLIGDISIVGNRPLPLYEAEKLTTDAWTERFMAPAGITGLWQVTKRGKSDMSEAERIALDNHYAQNCSVWFDIQIILKTFPALLQSENV; encoded by the coding sequence ATGGGTACTGATAAAAAAATCCGCCACATCCTATGTATTGACCCTGATAAAGACGCATGTAATAGCTTACAAGCCGGATTTGAAAATAATCATCAAGGTAGATTCCTTGTAACAGCATTTTGTAGTTGCCATGAAGTGTTCAAGTGGCTACAAGCAGGAAATATTCCAGATGCTATCATCTCGGAATATACTTTGACAGACATGAACAAGCTGCAGTTTTTGCATCTGCTTAAATCTAGCGGTAGTCTAAAAAAATCCCTTTTCCTTTTTACTTCTACAGTTGAATTATCAAAACCAGAACGCATTGCTTTATTAAAAGAAGGCGTCGATGACTTTTTTGTAAAGCCAATCGAAATAGATGCGCTGGCTTATCGCTTAAGCTATTTATTTCAAATCAAAAACTTCAAGCAATCGGAAGAGAAGCAAGTTTTTAAGAGCTATAAAATTCCTATTCTCAAGCGGGCTTTTGATATTTTTTCATCGGCTATGGCGCTCATTTTACTTTCGCCAGTGCTTTTCATTGTTGGGTTGATAATTAAGCTTGAGTCCAAAGGACCGGTTCTCTACAAGTCTAAACGTGTAGGGATGGGGTATCAAATTTTTGATTTATACAAGTTTCGTTCGATGGCAGCAGGTGCTGATAAAAATATAGAGAAGTTAAAGCACCTGAATATGTATCAGAATCAGGAGGCTGTTCTACAAAAGGTCGGTGTTCATGACGGATTTCATCAAGCAGTGGAAGATGAAGCGATATTAGCGCCGATTGCAAACGCCAAAGACGTATTCATTGCTGATAATGTCATTTATACTCAAAGCGAATATGCCAATCTGCAGAAAAGTAAACAATCCGGCATTTTTATGAAGTTTAAAGACGATCCAAGGGTTACAAAATTTGGTCGCTTTATTCGAAATACAAGCATTGATGAATTGCCTCAGTTGATAAATGTTTTAATTGGCGACATCTCCATTGTTGGAAATCGGCCTTTGCCGCTTTACGAAGCGGAAAAACTGACAACAGATGCATGGACAGAGCGGTTCATGGCGCCGGCAGGCATCACTGGGCTTTGGCAAGTTACAAAGCGAGGCAAGTCTGATATGTCTGAAGCAGAGCGAATCGCATTAGATAATCATTACGCTCAGAATTGCTCCGTTTGGTTCGATATTCAAATTATTTTGAAAACATTCCCAGCGCTACTGCAATCAGAAAATGTATGA
- a CDS encoding oligosaccharide flippase family protein: protein MLNYRKIAWTLINNSLEILIGLGSIVLVTRLYTPEDVGAWSVFTALFFFVTKIREGIVQTALVKYSAGIDGESYWTVLKSSFWINLAIEVAICMTISTSGALGFFPLLSALLMIYPVYSVGWSIYRWMLFVFQSRLEVELIFRMNLIIVSVLGVGFGLLVRQAWPLWAMVLVLGSASGLAAVYGTWRLGIKNLLQAKAQRQMVKDLLAFGKYGLLREIAGTLSTRINVFLTAGLLTFAEAGLLGVAQRFTQLVLIPNAAIQTLIFPKACELNNQAKNRDLKTLYETSVAMLLGMFLPMVAVIALFAEQIILLFNGSAYLAAAPLLTVMVITVALYSPFGNAFGSVINAISKPEINVMVVTVNSVINIALSVTLISTVGLYGAVIAPFLTETFGFFWIGILLKKELDISFLRCFLLIPKSYQNLYVAVRQKLSPGRTGT, encoded by the coding sequence ATGCTAAACTACCGAAAAATAGCCTGGACGCTCATCAACAATAGTTTGGAAATCCTGATTGGGTTAGGCTCAATCGTGTTGGTGACGCGGCTCTACACGCCCGAAGATGTCGGCGCGTGGAGCGTTTTTACCGCGCTATTTTTCTTCGTGACGAAAATTCGCGAGGGAATCGTTCAAACTGCGCTTGTTAAATATTCCGCCGGTATCGATGGCGAGAGTTATTGGACAGTTCTCAAGTCCAGTTTTTGGATCAACCTCGCAATTGAAGTTGCCATTTGCATGACGATTTCCACCAGCGGCGCGTTAGGATTTTTCCCGCTTCTGAGCGCCTTGCTGATGATTTATCCGGTTTATTCCGTCGGCTGGTCAATTTACCGCTGGATGCTTTTTGTCTTTCAAAGTCGCTTGGAGGTTGAACTGATTTTTCGGATGAACCTCATCATCGTGAGCGTTTTGGGCGTGGGCTTCGGCTTGCTCGTTCGGCAGGCGTGGCCGCTTTGGGCGATGGTGCTGGTGCTTGGCAGCGCGTCCGGTTTGGCCGCCGTTTACGGGACTTGGCGGCTGGGAATTAAAAATCTCTTGCAAGCGAAGGCGCAACGCCAAATGGTCAAAGACCTTCTCGCATTCGGAAAATACGGGCTGCTACGCGAAATTGCGGGGACGCTTTCCACGCGCATCAACGTGTTTTTGACGGCGGGACTTTTGACATTTGCCGAAGCCGGTTTGCTCGGCGTGGCACAGCGATTCACGCAGCTTGTCTTGATTCCCAACGCCGCGATTCAAACCTTGATTTTCCCCAAAGCTTGCGAATTAAACAATCAAGCTAAAAACCGAGATTTGAAAACGCTTTATGAAACATCGGTTGCGATGTTGCTCGGGATGTTTTTGCCGATGGTGGCGGTCATCGCCCTGTTTGCCGAGCAAATTATTTTGCTCTTCAACGGCAGCGCGTATCTGGCCGCCGCGCCGCTCCTAACGGTGATGGTGATAACGGTCGCGCTTTATTCGCCGTTCGGCAATGCGTTCGGCAGCGTCATCAACGCGATTTCCAAGCCGGAAATCAATGTCATGGTCGTAACCGTCAATTCGGTGATTAACATCGCGCTGTCGGTCACGCTCATCTCAACCGTCGGGCTTTACGGCGCGGTGATTGCGCCGTTCCTAACGGAAACTTTCGGGTTTTTCTGGATTGGAATTTTACTGAAAAAAGAACTTGACATTAGTTTTTTGCGCTGCTTTCTTTTAATTCCGAAAAGCTATCAAAACCTTTATGTGGCCGTGAGGCAAAAACTTAGCCCGGGAAGGACGGGAACATGA
- a CDS encoding TolC family protein: protein MFKILIVWLTIALLEVPSVLFAQSQTLKTELDSTDKKIIDSLVIQVFRHSYDIEALREEHIQEKERIIQEKMSWLGSFRFGIQFLNYENSSEANQSAQVNFVPAFGLTLNLDLEGLFTLPSRVRLAEAGARRVEDEIMKRKRTLRIWVEEKYQQYTQMLSAMQLKQEILASQEEQARLALERFQRGEGQIEGYIDAMNAVSQTREAILELRFSSEQIYREISIVSGQFEDLNNLMFRE, encoded by the coding sequence ATGTTCAAGATTTTAATTGTTTGGCTAACAATCGCATTGCTTGAAGTGCCGTCCGTTTTGTTTGCCCAATCGCAAACGTTGAAAACTGAACTGGATTCAACCGACAAAAAAATTATTGATTCGTTAGTCATTCAAGTTTTTCGTCATTCATACGATATTGAAGCGTTAAGAGAAGAGCATATTCAAGAGAAGGAGCGCATTATTCAAGAAAAAATGAGTTGGCTTGGGAGTTTTCGGTTTGGTATTCAATTTTTGAATTATGAAAATAGCTCAGAGGCCAATCAATCGGCGCAGGTGAATTTTGTGCCGGCATTTGGTTTAACCTTAAATTTAGATTTGGAAGGCCTCTTCACGCTTCCCAGTCGAGTTAGGTTGGCAGAGGCTGGCGCGCGTCGCGTTGAAGACGAAATTATGAAAAGAAAACGAACGCTAAGAATCTGGGTAGAAGAGAAATATCAACAATACACTCAAATGTTGAGCGCTATGCAGCTTAAGCAAGAGATTTTGGCATCTCAGGAGGAGCAAGCGCGTTTAGCGTTGGAACGCTTTCAACGAGGTGAAGGCCAAATAGAAGGGTATATTGATGCAATGAACGCTGTTTCGCAAACGCGCGAGGCGATTTTGGAACTGCGGTTTAGCTCCGAACAAATCTATCGTGAAATTTCAATCGTCTCAGGCCAGTTCGAAGACCTAAACAACTTAATGTTTAGGGAATAG
- a CDS encoding glycosyltransferase family 2 protein, which produces MTWAIYFGTSLLMVIVAYFFFYSFYWMATILFGVLYKPPKFDSKSSSEVKDILVLLPAYKPNRFFLTVLESLTKSIEGQSHIKPIILLQEASPDLSLAVKQFDFYTLEKAFSHLSGNPYHHALKFLSAHIAAQTERGIWSPSHVVILDKDNLVDGDFFHELEAGFKSGYDLVQGQRLPLAAQNATQSFDATSEALNDVMFRAAKSKLGMMLEISGSGFGVRYDIFADAVAGLDGVAPGMDKNLMVGLLKHNLKSVYNPRAKVFEEKTESEAAIKKQRTRWLGVQYYIAMRYGWQLILFGLKTGRLSPIDYAISLYRPPRSLQLFVVPILAVAESIILAIYGKLPYSIPGMLLSLGMLFIAFVLFISHTNGWKNLSAMMFKLPKFALNNLFSMLEGVKSKNRGKFLHTEHQANGANEKRKS; this is translated from the coding sequence ATGACGTGGGCAATTTATTTTGGAACGAGCCTCTTGATGGTGATTGTCGCCTATTTCTTTTTCTACTCATTTTATTGGATGGCAACCATTCTTTTTGGTGTGCTATATAAGCCGCCCAAGTTTGACTCAAAAAGCTCCTCGGAGGTGAAAGATATTTTGGTGCTTCTCCCAGCTTATAAGCCCAATCGCTTCTTTTTGACTGTTTTGGAATCGCTCACAAAATCCATCGAAGGGCAAAGTCATATTAAGCCAATTATTTTGCTGCAAGAAGCGTCGCCAGATCTAAGTTTGGCAGTCAAGCAGTTTGACTTTTACACATTGGAAAAAGCTTTTTCGCATTTGAGCGGCAATCCATATCATCACGCTTTGAAGTTTTTGTCCGCACATATTGCGGCTCAAACCGAACGAGGCATTTGGTCGCCAAGCCATGTGGTGATTTTGGATAAAGATAATTTGGTCGACGGCGATTTTTTTCATGAGCTTGAAGCCGGCTTCAAATCGGGCTACGATCTTGTTCAAGGGCAACGGCTGCCGCTGGCCGCGCAAAATGCAACGCAATCCTTTGATGCCACATCGGAGGCACTGAACGATGTGATGTTTCGTGCTGCGAAATCTAAATTGGGCATGATGTTGGAAATTAGTGGAAGTGGTTTTGGCGTTCGCTATGATATTTTTGCCGATGCCGTTGCGGGTTTGGACGGCGTTGCGCCCGGCATGGACAAAAATCTGATGGTGGGACTTTTGAAGCACAATCTCAAAAGCGTTTATAATCCGCGAGCGAAAGTTTTTGAGGAAAAAACTGAGTCGGAAGCTGCGATAAAAAAACAGCGAACGCGCTGGCTGGGTGTGCAATATTATATTGCCATGCGCTATGGTTGGCAATTGATTTTGTTCGGATTGAAAACAGGGCGTCTTTCCCCGATCGATTATGCGATTTCACTATATCGACCGCCGCGATCGTTGCAGCTTTTTGTGGTGCCTATTTTGGCCGTTGCCGAAAGCATCATTTTAGCGATTTACGGCAAATTGCCCTATTCGATTCCAGGCATGCTTTTATCGCTTGGCATGTTGTTCATCGCGTTTGTGCTATTTATCAGCCATACAAATGGGTGGAAAAATTTAAGCGCAATGATGTTTAAATTGCCTAAATTTGCCTTGAACAATCTTTTTTCGATGCTTGAAGGCGTGAAGTCGAAGAATCGTGGAAAATTTTTACACACGGAACATCAAGCAAATGGCGCGAATGAAAAACGAAAATCTTGA